One genomic region from Haloferax litoreum encodes:
- a CDS encoding polysaccharide deacetylase family protein: MSDFALLLTHDVDRPYKTYQSLFYATRERPAYHLRTLLSRENPYWQFEDIVELERELGVRSSFYFLDEPSLLRTGSLTDLLDPANWIEHFGRYDITSDELVDLVQDLDAGGWEVGMHGSFRSCEDIDRLDTEKRELESILGHEILGGRQHHLKLGDSTWEFHREIGLTYDASPGSSTDVGFQHGYQPFRPFDDEFVVFPLTLMEVALPDPGVSFDAAWAECERLLVEAEANDAVMTVLWHPRYFNEDEFPGYRRLYRQLVEWALERGAWVGPVADYYRAFLEVAEPTHGNVVTTE; this comes from the coding sequence ATGAGTGACTTCGCCCTCCTGTTGACGCACGACGTCGACCGGCCGTACAAGACGTATCAGAGCCTCTTCTACGCGACCAGAGAGCGACCGGCGTATCACCTCCGGACACTCCTCTCCCGCGAGAATCCGTACTGGCAGTTCGAGGACATCGTCGAACTCGAACGCGAACTCGGTGTCCGGTCGTCGTTCTACTTCCTCGACGAACCGAGTCTGCTCCGCACGGGGTCGCTCACAGACTTACTCGACCCAGCGAACTGGATAGAGCACTTCGGGCGGTACGACATCACGTCTGACGAACTCGTCGACCTCGTCCAGGACCTCGACGCCGGCGGGTGGGAAGTCGGAATGCACGGGTCGTTCCGGTCGTGTGAGGACATCGACCGACTTGACACCGAAAAACGCGAGTTGGAATCGATTCTCGGCCACGAGATTCTCGGCGGCCGGCAGCATCACCTCAAACTCGGTGACAGCACGTGGGAGTTCCACCGTGAGATAGGACTCACGTACGACGCCAGTCCCGGGTCAAGCACTGACGTTGGATTCCAGCACGGTTATCAGCCGTTTCGGCCCTTCGACGACGAGTTCGTCGTGTTCCCCCTGACGCTGATGGAAGTCGCACTTCCCGACCCCGGCGTCTCGTTCGACGCGGCGTGGGCCGAGTGTGAGCGACTCCTCGTCGAGGCCGAAGCGAACGACGCGGTGATGACGGTCCTCTGGCACCCGCGCTACTTCAACGAAGACGAGTTCCCCGGCTACCGACGACTCTACCGACAGCTCGTGGAGTGGGCGCTCGAACGAGGTGCATGGGTCGGCCCCGTCGCCGACTACTACCGAGCGTTCCTCGAAGTCGCCGAGCCCACACACGGTAACGTAGTGACGACCGAATG
- the wecB gene encoding non-hydrolyzing UDP-N-acetylglucosamine 2-epimerase, whose translation MSDLKILSVVGARPQFIKAFPVSAALRREHDEVLVHTGQHYDESLSGVFFDELDIPKPDYNLGVGSGPHAVQTAEMMHRLDAVVADEDPDVVLVYGDTNSTLAAALVASKRDPLLAHVEAGLRSHNWEMPEEVNRVLTDHCSDLLFAPSESAALTLESEGIHDGVYVTGDVQYDAILQVRSTARDRSTVLEDMGLRDGEYVLATVHRAANTDDRSRLEAIVSGLADAGRPVVFPVHPRTENALHEAGLWEQVTTNENILLVDPVGYLDFVRLLDGAERVATDSGGVQKEAFYLDKRCVTLRGETEWVETVDAGWNTLVGADAVAIRTALQTDDPLPEKPSLYGDGTAAARIEDALSSYDDE comes from the coding sequence TGAGTGACCTGAAGATTCTGTCCGTCGTCGGTGCACGCCCGCAGTTTATCAAGGCATTCCCCGTCTCGGCCGCCCTGCGACGCGAACACGACGAAGTGCTCGTCCACACTGGCCAACACTACGACGAGTCACTCTCGGGCGTGTTCTTCGACGAACTCGACATCCCCAAACCGGACTACAACCTCGGTGTCGGCTCCGGTCCGCACGCCGTCCAGACGGCGGAGATGATGCATCGACTCGACGCAGTCGTGGCCGACGAAGACCCAGACGTGGTCCTCGTCTACGGCGACACGAACTCGACGCTCGCGGCGGCACTCGTCGCGTCGAAGCGCGACCCACTCTTGGCCCACGTAGAAGCGGGACTGCGGAGTCACAACTGGGAAATGCCCGAAGAGGTGAATCGCGTCCTCACCGACCACTGTTCGGACCTCCTGTTCGCGCCGTCGGAATCGGCCGCTCTGACGCTCGAATCCGAGGGAATTCACGACGGCGTCTACGTGACCGGCGACGTACAGTACGACGCCATCTTACAAGTCCGAAGTACCGCACGAGACCGGTCGACGGTGCTCGAAGACATGGGCCTCCGCGACGGAGAGTACGTCCTCGCGACAGTCCACCGCGCCGCCAACACGGACGACAGGTCGAGACTGGAAGCCATCGTCTCCGGACTCGCGGACGCGGGTCGACCAGTCGTCTTCCCGGTCCACCCACGAACCGAGAACGCCCTCCACGAGGCAGGCCTCTGGGAGCAAGTCACAACCAACGAGAACATCCTCCTTGTAGACCCGGTGGGCTACCTCGACTTCGTCCGCCTCCTCGACGGCGCAGAACGCGTCGCGACCGATTCGGGTGGCGTCCAGAAAGAAGCGTTCTACCTCGACAAGCGCTGTGTCACCCTCCGTGGCGAGACGGAGTGGGTCGAGACAGTCGACGCGGGGTGGAACACACTCGTCGGTGCCGACGCCGTCGCAATCAGAACGGCACTCCAGACGGACGACCCACTCCCGGAGAAACCCTCTCTCTACGGTGACGGGACTGCCGCGGCGCGAATCGAAGACGCACTCTCGTCGTACGACGATGAGTGA